The genomic interval GACGGTTCGGGCTACCGGGTAAGCGGCAGCTGGGCTTGGTCTTCCGGCTCCGACCACGCCGACTGGACCTTCGTCGGCGGACCGGTGATCAAGGACGGCCGCCCGGTAGACTTCGGCAGCTTCCTCATCCCCCGTACCGACTACCGCATCGACGACGTGTGGAATGTGGTGGGGCTCAAGGGCACCGGCTCCAACACCCTGGTGGTCGAAGATGTGTTCGTGCCGCGGCACCGCTTCCTCAGCTACCGGACCATGAACGAGCTGAAATCGCCCGGCCTGGAGCAGAACACCGATCCGCTGTACAAGATGCCCTGGGGCACAATCCATCCCAGCACCATCACCACCCCGATCGTCGGCATGGCCTACGGCGCCTACGCCGCGCATGTCGAACACCAGGGCAAGCGTGTGCGCGCCGCCTACGCCGGCGAGAAGGCCAAAGACGATCCGTTCGCCAAGGTGCGGATCGCGGAGGCCTCCAGCGACATCGACGCCGCCTGGCGTCAGGTGTCGGGCAATGTCGCCGACGAGTACGCCTACCTCCTGCGCGGCGAGGAGATCCCGGTCGAACTGCGCCTGGCCGCCCGCCGTGATCAGGTACGCGCCACCGGCCGGGCCATCGCCGCGATCGACAAGCTGTTCGAGAGTTCCGGCGCCACCGCACTGGCGAACGGCACTCCGCTGCAACGCTTCTGGCGTGACGCACACGCCGGCCGGGTGCACGCCGCCAACGATCCCGAGCGCGCCTACACGATGTTCGGCTCCGGCGAATTCGGCCTGCCCATCACCGACACCATGTACTAGGAGGGGATTTCGTGACTTCGACGGTGGAACTGACCTACGAATCGACTTCGAACTACGCGCAGGTGCGGCCGGATCTGCGGCTGCACTACCACGAGGCCGGCGTCGGCAACGGTCCGACGATCGTGCTGCTGCACGGCGGCGGGCCGGGCGCGTCGTCCTGGTCCAACTTCGCTCGCAATATTCCGGTGCTGGCGCGGAATTATCACGTCATCGCGGTGGACCAGCCCGGCTTCGGCAAGTCCGACAAGCCGGTCGACCATCCGCAGTACTTCTCGCACAGCGCTTCCGCGCTGAAGGACCTGCTGGATCACCTGCAGATCACCGATCGGGTGCACCTGCTGGGCAATTCGCTCGGCGGCGGCGCCGCGGTGCGCTTCGCGCTGGACTACCCGGATCGCGCGGGCAAGCTGGTGCTGATGGGCCCGGGTGGATTGAGCGTCAACGTGTTCGCGGCGGACCCGACCGAGGGCGTCAAGAATCTGGCGAAGTTCAACTACGAACCGACGCGGGCGAATCTGGAAGCGTTCCTGCGGATCATGGTCTTCGACCAGTCGTTGATCACCGAGGAACTGATCGACGAGCGGTTCGCCTCGGCGAGCACCCCGGAATCGCTGGCGGCGACGCGGGCGATGGGTAAGTCGTTCTCCGGGCCGGACTTCGAGCTCGGCATGCTGTGGCGCGAAGCGTACAAGCTGCGCCAGCCGGTGCTGCTGATCTGGGGCCGGGAGGATCGGGTGAATCCGCTGGACGGCGCGATCGTGGCGACCAAGATGATCCCGCGGGTGCAGTTGCACGTGTTCGGTGGTTGCGGCCACTGGGCCCAACTGGAAAAGTTCGACGAATTCAACCGGCTCGCCACCGATTTCCTCGCCGGATCTCGCAAGGAGAAGTAGTCATGAGTATTCGCGCACTCGGGTACATGCGCATCGAGGCCACCGATATGGCGGCCTGGCG from Nocardia goodfellowii carries:
- the hsaD gene encoding 4,5:9,10-diseco-3-hydroxy-5,9,17-trioxoandrosta-1(10),2-diene-4-oate hydrolase, producing MTSTVELTYESTSNYAQVRPDLRLHYHEAGVGNGPTIVLLHGGGPGASSWSNFARNIPVLARNYHVIAVDQPGFGKSDKPVDHPQYFSHSASALKDLLDHLQITDRVHLLGNSLGGGAAVRFALDYPDRAGKLVLMGPGGLSVNVFAADPTEGVKNLAKFNYEPTRANLEAFLRIMVFDQSLITEELIDERFASASTPESLAATRAMGKSFSGPDFELGMLWREAYKLRQPVLLIWGREDRVNPLDGAIVATKMIPRVQLHVFGGCGHWAQLEKFDEFNRLATDFLAGSRKEK
- the hsaA gene encoding 3-hydroxy-9,10-secoandrosta-1,3,5(10)-triene-9,17-dione monooxygenase oxygenase subunit → MTQEVTDKVEALLPFLREQAQAAEDLRRIPEETMKALQGTGFFKLVQPKQWGGYAADPVIFYDTVRKLASACGSTGWVAGILGIHNWHLALFSQQTQEEVWGNDTEVRISSSYAPMGAGTVVEDGSGYRVSGSWAWSSGSDHADWTFVGGPVIKDGRPVDFGSFLIPRTDYRIDDVWNVVGLKGTGSNTLVVEDVFVPRHRFLSYRTMNELKSPGLEQNTDPLYKMPWGTIHPSTITTPIVGMAYGAYAAHVEHQGKRVRAAYAGEKAKDDPFAKVRIAEASSDIDAAWRQVSGNVADEYAYLLRGEEIPVELRLAARRDQVRATGRAIAAIDKLFESSGATALANGTPLQRFWRDAHAGRVHAANDPERAYTMFGSGEFGLPITDTMY